Within the Vibrio sp. DW001 genome, the region TTATTCACTAACTTCAGCATGTTTTTTCTAACCTCTCTTTCGGTAATAATGGGTTTGTTGTGAGAAATAAAATCCATATGGACCCAATCCGCAACATCATTACCACTCTGATGGATTTCATATTCAGAAATCCGTACCCAATCGTCTTTTATCTCGAGAGCTTTCAGTGATTTACCTTTACGCAATACCGACCGAATAGACGCGCCTTTTCTGGGGTATGACCTAACGTTAAGCTTATTGGTATCAACAAAATAGTCCATATTCACTTTTACAACCGTTTTAACCTCCATTTCTGGTTCTTCTACCTCCGTAGCAACCTCATCAGGCACAATCAACCCAGAGTCATCATTCATCATGAAAAAATAGTAATACGCTCCCCCTCCCGCCCCTGCTAAAAGTAGAAGTACTACAATAATAATCACAATTTTCTTCATAAATTACGCCTATTTATACCCACACTTGAGCTTTCGTTTATAACAGATAATTGTTCATTCAAATCACGAGTCCATCTATTTATTTCGGCCACATTTCAAATTACTTTAGTCGGCTAAGATTAGCAAATTAGGCTACCTAGCTTGCTACGTTGTTTAGTATTCAACGCTTTTGCTTTGTATTTCCATTTAGTAGCCGTTTAGCCTACTTCTAATAAAACTATCATTAACGTGAACTAGGCTATAAAGTCTCTTAACTAATTTCGACCAAGTTCAATTAGAATGACTACCATTAAGTTTCATTATCGCCACAACATGCAACCCACTAAATCACATAGATTTTCTATGATTGAGTACGGACATACATATGAGTGCAAAAATAAAATTACTTAGCTTTATTGGTATCCTGTTCACCTTCGCCATTCTTTTAGTCACTGCGGTGAGCTTTTTCAATTTCAAATCTACATCTGTTAGCGGCTATACCCATTCACTTGAAAGACAGTCTTTTTTGATAAGCAACGCTCTTGACGAAAAAATGCAACGCTATTTTGACAGCCTCAATTTGATGAGTGCGAGTTTGAGTATCGATGACCAAGGCAACATTGATGTTGAGAGCGTAACAAAAACACTCAAAACCATCGAAAATGACCTAGGCGTTCTTGCCTCCTATGTTGGTCTCAAAAGCGGTATTACCTACCTACCGAAAGGGGAGATACCTAACTTTAATGCAAAATCATTGGGTAGGGAGTGGTATGAAAGAATATTCGCGGGTGAAAGGAATATAATAACCACACCTTATACTAGTAGCACTGGAAACTTGGTTATGGCACTGGCTGTTCCAGTGATAAGAAGCGACAAGGTCGTCGCGACTCTCTCTGTCAATCTTCCTGTCGATGGCATCACTCAGTTTATAGAGCATTTATCACACGATAATCAACTTTTTGTGAGTCGATCTGATGGTTTTATACTCGCAGCAAAGTACCCCGATTATATTGGTAAAAACCTATTCGAGATGCACCCATCATATAAGGAATACAAAGATAAAACCGGAAGCAGCCATTCTTATCAATTTGAAGGTCAGGATTATTTTGTCGTTAACGCTGTCGCGCAGTCGCTAGGTTGGAGTATATGGGCATGGGATACCAGCAGCAATATCAATGCCGCTTCCAACGACAACCTAGTACAAAGCACCTCGATTGCGATAATTCTCGTGCTTATTTCGTTGGTCGTAGTATATCTACTCATCACAAAATTGATGTATGTCCCAATTGGCGGAGAACCAAAAGAGATCGAGGATTTGGTCCATAAGGTCGCCAATGGTGATCTATCTTTACAGCATACTACTACAGGTACCGAATCCGGTGTTTATGCTGCAACCTTGTATATGACCAGTAATTTGAGATCTATTATTCAAAATATTAATCATGCAGCGGAAGAGCTTAATACTTCATCTGTTAAAATGTCCTCTTCAGCTAAAGAAGTAAACCTGAGCTCTGAACAGCAAATGATGCAGTTAGAACAAGCATCGACAGCGATGAACCAGATGACAGTCACTGTAGATGAAGTGGCAAGAAACGCATTACAAGCCTCTAGTGCTGCGCAAGAAGCTAACGATTACTCTGACCGAGGAATATCCGTTGTCACTGAGATGAATCAGAATATTAACAAACTCGTTCAAGGAATAGAAAAAGTCGTTGTTGTCACCAACAAACTTGAACAGGAAACGCAGAGTATTGGCCACATTTTGGAGGTAATCAGTAGTATATCAGAGCAGACCAACTTACTTGCGCTGAATGCGGCTATCGAGGCCGCTCGGGCAGGTGAACACGGTAGAGGCTTTGCCGTCGTTGCTGACGAAGTTCGTAATCTCGCCAATAGAACCAAAGAAAGCACCAGTGAAATACAAGAAATGATCACCAAACTTCAGGTAGAGGCTAAACAGTCTGTTGAGTTAATGGAAGTGAATGTTCATGATGCTCAATCTACATCTGAGAAATCAGATAGCGCTAATGATGCACTTCAAGCTATCCGCGATTCTGTATCGGTTATTCTGGATATGAACAATCAAATAGCCACTGCCGCAGAAGAGCAAACACACGTCGCAGCAGAGATTAACGTTAACGTAGTAGAAATCAATGATATTGCAAAGAGCACCTTTGACCGTTCCAAGAATAATACACGAATGGCCAACCAGCTTACGGATATTGCGTCTTCTCTCAATCAATCCGTCGATAGCTTTAAGCTCTAGTTGTTAAGTTTTTATTCTTTAACTCTCTTTAGCAACCAGCAGCCATCATAAATAAACATCCCACCTTCAGAACCGGTGGGATGGTTACTTCTCGATTCAGAGCAAGTCTACCGCCCGCTTAAGCAAAAACAGCCATCAACTCACGATACTTCCAGCATCTTCTTATACCTAAGTTACTGGCTTCGACTTATTCGGTACAACCTGCCAAAACAACTTTTTTGGTTTCGATAGATTCGCTTTAGTTGAGCCAGCAACAATTCAGCCGTTGCAACAGAATCTATTAACGCCCCATGAGCGTTGTACTCAGGTAAACCATATCTGTACCTCGTAGAGGATAATCTTAGATCCAGCTCCATTGAACGATCAGAAAGCTTACTTAAATGTTTCTCTAACCCGAGCGTGTCTAACCATAATAAGGGAACAGGTTTAAGTTGATATCTATTTGAAAGGTAGCGATTAAAAAAATTTCTTTCTATCACACAACCATGCGCCACAATTACTTTACCAACAGATTGAGAAAAAAACGCCATCATTGCTTCGTCGAGTGTAATGCCTTTCATTAACATTTCTGGCGTAATGTGATTAATTACCGCTGTCTTAGCTCGAATATCTGCATCTTCATTAATCATTAACTCAACACAACTCGACATATCAATTTTCTGATCACGAATAGTGACCCATCCTAAACTCAAAATTTTGTCTTCCATTGGATCCAAACCCGTTGTTTCAAGATCTAAGCAAATATATTCCTGTCGACAAGCGTCTTCATGTAAATCTGGATAATTTTCCAATAAATTTTGTTTGATGAATCCGGGTATCAAGCGACTATCAACGGTCTTGGCTCTCTCTCGATCGAGTTTCTTCAATGGATGAAAATAATGAAACAATGCCATATCAAAGGTTACCAAAACGAAGTTTTGCAGATTCTTGTAGTTCCGAAATAATACGGAATGCATCTTTTAAATGTTTACGCTCAAAACTTCCGAATAGATCTGGACTGATATGGTTATCGGGCTCGGCTCCATTTTTAAGCGCGTTGAGTTGATGGCTAAATCGGTACTGTGAAATAAACTGGTAGGCACCAATGATGTTCTTATAAGCATTATCTGAAAGTACCTCTTGTTTGTTTGCATATAGGAAGCGCTCTTCTGTCCCAGTTAACTCACTCTTAACAGAGAGACCGTAAATTCGAGCCAAGTCAATAATTAAGTTAAGTGCGTATTTCTTAATGTTCAGCGTTTTTTTATTATTACCACCTTTATCAAGCACAAGACTGTTAAAGATGCCTAACGGCGGATGAACGCTGGTAGCGTCACGAACCAGCATGCCCAAGAATTCTCTATTTGAAGCGATTTTATTGT harbors:
- a CDS encoding SH3 domain-containing protein is translated as MKKIVIIIVVLLLLAGAGGGAYYYFFMMNDDSGLIVPDEVATEVEEPEMEVKTVVKVNMDYFVDTNKLNVRSYPRKGASIRSVLRKGKSLKALEIKDDWVRISEYEIHQSGNDVADWVHMDFISHNKPIITEREVRKNMLKLVNKSDDFMTYQDQFVIATRKLIEDGTCRYEDFELMDGWVLSRTFDIEPVYFVYCGGTKRENKVYVTVESGEIFQP
- a CDS encoding methyl-accepting chemotaxis protein, whose translation is MSAKIKLLSFIGILFTFAILLVTAVSFFNFKSTSVSGYTHSLERQSFLISNALDEKMQRYFDSLNLMSASLSIDDQGNIDVESVTKTLKTIENDLGVLASYVGLKSGITYLPKGEIPNFNAKSLGREWYERIFAGERNIITTPYTSSTGNLVMALAVPVIRSDKVVATLSVNLPVDGITQFIEHLSHDNQLFVSRSDGFILAAKYPDYIGKNLFEMHPSYKEYKDKTGSSHSYQFEGQDYFVVNAVAQSLGWSIWAWDTSSNINAASNDNLVQSTSIAIILVLISLVVVYLLITKLMYVPIGGEPKEIEDLVHKVANGDLSLQHTTTGTESGVYAATLYMTSNLRSIIQNINHAAEELNTSSVKMSSSAKEVNLSSEQQMMQLEQASTAMNQMTVTVDEVARNALQASSAAQEANDYSDRGISVVTEMNQNINKLVQGIEKVVVVTNKLEQETQSIGHILEVISSISEQTNLLALNAAIEAARAGEHGRGFAVVADEVRNLANRTKESTSEIQEMITKLQVEAKQSVELMEVNVHDAQSTSEKSDSANDALQAIRDSVSVILDMNNQIATAAEEQTHVAAEINVNVVEINDIAKSTFDRSKNNTRMANQLTDIASSLNQSVDSFKL
- a CDS encoding 3'-5' exonuclease, whose translation is MALFHYFHPLKKLDRERAKTVDSRLIPGFIKQNLLENYPDLHEDACRQEYICLDLETTGLDPMEDKILSLGWVTIRDQKIDMSSCVELMINEDADIRAKTAVINHITPEMLMKGITLDEAMMAFFSQSVGKVIVAHGCVIERNFFNRYLSNRYQLKPVPLLWLDTLGLEKHLSKLSDRSMELDLRLSSTRYRYGLPEYNAHGALIDSVATAELLLAQLKRIYRNQKSCFGRLYRISRSQ